The genomic window CGCCACCGGCAAGCCCGTGATCGCCGGGCCCGTTGAGGGAACGGCGCAAGGCAATGTCCTGGTCCAGGCCCGCGCAGCAGGGGTAGTGGCCGGTGGGCTGGCCGAGCTGCGCCAGTTGGTTGCGGCGGGCACCAGCTTGGAACGCTACGAATTTAGCGGTGCACGCGTTGGGCTGTGAGGGGTGGCCAACCAGGTAGAGCCAACCTTCTATCGCAATCAAGGCAAAATGTAACCGAACGGTGTCATACTGTCCTTATGGACATGAGCACCAAGGCTATCGGCCAAGCCATTCGCGAGCGCCGGAAAGACCGTGGCTACACTCAGCAAGCCTTGGCCGACGTCATTGGGGCTTCCCGAAAGTTCGTGGTGGATCTGGAATCAGGCAAGGACGGAGCATCTTTTGGGCTGGCCCTCGAGGCAATGCGGGTCCTTGGCCTGGAAATAACTCCTAACGATTCGGAGGACCGTGAATTCATGGGAGACTTCGCGCGCACTCTCGCCGAGGGTGACTACCACTACGCCATTCGACTACTGGGCGAATACACTAACTCTTCGCTCGCCGCGGGCCGGGCACTCATGCCGACCGCCCCGTCCTTCGACGACGACGCCTACCGGGCTGCGCTTGGCGCGGTTACTCGGTGGGTTTCAGCCAAAACCAGCTCCCCCGTCCCAAAGTGGGCAGTGAACGCCAAGGCGTCATCGCAACCTGTCTTCCTGGCCGAGAAACTTCATCCGGTCAGCGACAGGATGAAGGATCTCATCCGTCGTGAGACCCCTACTGAGATCGCTGCCATGAACGTTTGGATCCGTGAGAGAGATTTGGCCACGATTTGACGGTGTTCGAGTTCCGGCGTGACGACGTAGTTGAACTGCTTCGCGAAGTGGAAGCCCGACTGGAAGCACGCGGGATCACCTTGAATATCCAAATAGTGGGTGGCGCCGCGCTCCTGCTCCATGGCATCTTGGACCGCGCGACCGGTGATATTGACGCGCGATACTCCCCCCGGGAGGCTGTGGATGAAGTGGCCGCTGCCATGGAACAGGAGTTCGATTTGCCCCCGAAGTGGCTGAACAGCAATGCTGCGGCCTTCCTCCCTGAAGAAGCGCAGTGGATCGCCGGCCCGGAAGGGACCTCCTCAGCCGATGGCTGCCGCCAAGGCCTTGCGAGGGCGTTAGCCTGAACGCGAACGTCTGGTACGTCACAGCGCCGGATGAGGGTGCCGCGCTAAACTGGTGGCACTATGATCCGCACAATGTTCAAGTCCAAGATCCACCGCGCAACGGTCACCCATGCCGACCTCCACTACGTCGGTTCCGTCACCGTAGACCTGGACCTCCTGGACGCGGCCGACATCCTCCCCGGTGAACTCGTCTCCATTGTTGACGTCACCAACGGCGCCCGCCTGGAAACGTACACCATCGCCGGCGAGCGCGGTTCCGGCGTCATCGGCATCAACGGTGCCGCCGCCCACATGGTCCACGTTGGGGACACCGTCATCCTCATCACCTACGCGGAAATGACCACGGAGGAAGCCAGGGCCTACGAGCCCAAGGTGGTCCACGTGGGCAAGGACAACAAGATCCTGCAGCTCGGCAACGACCCCGCCGAGGGCCACACCCCCGGGCTCATGCGTCCGCCGCACGCGCTCAGCAACGCGGCGCACCTCAGCTAAGGCTCCACAACAGGCTCCACAAGCAGCGCTCGACGTCGGCACTCAGGTGAGTGCCGACGTCGAACTTTTTGCGGGCTGCTTTAGCCCACGGGAGCAGGAGCCAGCAGGGGTGGGCGCGTGTCACTGGTGAGTGCGGATGCCACCTGGCGGGCAGCATCGAAGCCGCTTTCGATGGCGCCGTCGATGAAGCCCCCCCATCCATTGGCGAAATCCGAACCGGCGAGACGGATCCTCCCCTCGGGCCTCTGGAGCTCGGCCAGATGCCGGGTGAGGTAGCCCGTGTAATGCATGGGCCAAGTGGATCGTGCATATTCATCGGATACCCAGTCATGCCCGGCGACTTCGAGCACTGTCAATCCCGGGATAACGGCGTCCAGGTGTGCTTGTGCCCCAGCGACGTCGTCGACGTCCACAGCACCGGCTTCGGGACCAAAACAGACCAAGATAGTGGTGTCCTGATCGATGTACTCGGCTTGGACGAAGTTCAGGGCTGCCGTTTCGGGCCCGAACGCCACGAACCTTTCCTGCCGGCCGTCCACCTTGATCCACAGTTTGGCGCCGCGGCCGGCTTGTCCCCTTACAGCCGCCTCCCTCTTTCCGGGCGACAACGGTGGGTGGACGTCGATGCCGTTCAGTACGCTGAGCGGCAGTGCGAGGATGACCTGGCGGGCTCGGTACTGTTCTCCAGCTTCAGTTGCCACCAGGACTCCCCCGGCGTCCTGCTCGACGGACACCACCCGCTGCTTCAGCCGCAGCTGGGCCGATGAGTCTGCAAGGATCGCCTCGGCTAGGCGGCGGGTGCCGCCGTCGATCTTAAGGCTGGCACAGGCTTCGAACATGAGCTGCCAGTCCCCACTGGCAACTGCGCACCAGCGCAACGCCTGGGTGTAGGCGGCCTCGTCCAGCCTGCCGTTGAAATTCAGCGTCCAGAAGGACCTCAAGAGCCGGCGCTGATCTTCAGGGAGACCCAGGCGGTCGATGGCTTCCGACAGCGTAATACCGTCGATGTCCGCCACATCGGGGTTATCCAAGGGCTGCCACGGCATGGGGAAATAGCGTCGTGAGTCAGCCAACAGCAACCTGTTTGGCCCGTCCAGCAATTCCATCAAGCGCTCAGGTGATCCTTCGTGCCGCTGGCCGCCCAGGGTCCAGAGGGCCTTGGTGAACTCCGGTCCCGGTAAGGCCTTGATCCCGTACCGCCCCATTTCCGCCCAAACGTAGGGCTGGGTCCAGTGAACCCAGGTTCCCCCGAGCTCCAGGTTCCGGCCAAGGCGTTCCGCCAGATGGGTTCGTCCGGCAATACGGTCCTTCGCTTCCAACACGATGGTGGCGTGGCCGCTGCGTGAGAGTTCCCTTGCAGCCGTGAGCCCGGCAAAGCCGGCACCTATAACTATGACGTCGGAGGTTTCCACTCTGTCCTTGCCTTAGCTGTAAACGAAGAATTCGATGGTTGGCTCCAGGACTGTCCAGCGGGTCATTGCCCCCTTGGAGAGGGAGGCCATGGAACCTTCCATCAGCTCAAGGATGTGCCCGTCCTTGACCTCGATGCGGAGGTGGCCGGAGACGATGTAGATCGTTTCGTCCTGGTCGATGGGCAGGTCGAAGGGTTCCGGGGCTTCTTCCGGAGAGACTTTCCAGATCCCGCCGCTCAGCGTTTCGTTTCCGTTCGCACCTGCACGCCTGAGCCACTGGACAGATCCCAACGCAAACGGTTCGAACGCTGCGTGGTCAAGCTGGGCATGGAAGACCTGGGACATAGTGTTGCTCCTGTCAGTAGTTGCGGGGTGTTCAGTGTTTGTGGGTGTCTTGCGGGTAGGCCGTGCTGTTCAGGACGCTGAGCCTGGAATTGAAGGGGAGGCTCACCGGTTGGGCGGAGGGATTGTCCCAGCCGAACATCCGCCCAATGGAACGCTGCTCACGCAGATCTATCAGGAGCACGGCTTCAACAGTCATCACCTGTTCTGTCCAGAAGAAGATGTACAGGTCATCTGTAACGGCCCAGGTCATGCAACGGTCAGTGTCAGCAAGTCCCGCTTCCCCGCCCCGCACGCAATGCCAGGTGAAAGTCCCTTGATTCAGGTAGATGTGCTCGTAGGACTCGACGTCGCTGTAGCGGTAGAAGATGCGCTTGCCCACGAGTTCCGAGGACCGCTGGTGCACAGTGGGCTGTCCGCCGGCGTTGGAATGCGTGAAGTCAGTAGTTCCGCGGACTTTGCCGTCAACAGTGACAAAACGGGATACCGCAGTGGTCACTGCATCTGTGGATCGGTCGAGAATAATGGTGACGTTTTCGGCGTTGGTATCCTGGCCGCCGCCTTGGGCACCGCCGTCGCCGCCTTGGGCACTGCCGTCGCCGCCCAGGTGGCCCTGCCCACGGACAAAGTCGATGATGAAGATTCCCGGGCGGGCTTCAATGGCCTTGTAATCAGCGGTCCCGCTGGCAGTGCCCTCGGTCCACGTAAGTTGTGACGCAGTGAGGAAGCTGTACTCGATGGTCGTTCCATCAGCTGCCTCAAGGGCGATTTTTGTGCTCGCCAGCGCGGGGGAAGCAGGCAGTGTCTGGTCCCCGAAGCCGTCCAGCATGGTGGAAACCGGCGGC from Arthrobacter sp. StoSoilB20 includes these protein-coding regions:
- a CDS encoding cupin domain-containing protein — protein: MSQVFHAQLDHAAFEPFALGSVQWLRRAGANGNETLSGGIWKVSPEEAPEPFDLPIDQDETIYIVSGHLRIEVKDGHILELMEGSMASLSKGAMTRWTVLEPTIEFFVYS
- a CDS encoding MoaF C-terminal domain-containing protein, with product MTTTEVQDYVPEEEWPPVSTMLDGFGDQTLPASPALASTKIALEAADGTTIEYSFLTASQLTWTEGTASGTADYKAIEARPGIFIIDFVRGQGHLGGDGSAQGGDGGAQGGGQDTNAENVTIILDRSTDAVTTAVSRFVTVDGKVRGTTDFTHSNAGGQPTVHQRSSELVGKRIFYRYSDVESYEHIYLNQGTFTWHCVRGGEAGLADTDRCMTWAVTDDLYIFFWTEQVMTVEAVLLIDLREQRSIGRMFGWDNPSAQPVSLPFNSRLSVLNSTAYPQDTHKH
- a CDS encoding helix-turn-helix domain-containing protein, translating into MSTKAIGQAIRERRKDRGYTQQALADVIGASRKFVVDLESGKDGASFGLALEAMRVLGLEITPNDSEDREFMGDFARTLAEGDYHYAIRLLGEYTNSSLAAGRALMPTAPSFDDDAYRAALGAVTRWVSAKTSSPVPKWAVNAKASSQPVFLAEKLHPVSDRMKDLIRRETPTEIAAMNVWIRERDLATI
- a CDS encoding NAD(P)/FAD-dependent oxidoreductase translates to METSDVIVIGAGFAGLTAARELSRSGHATIVLEAKDRIAGRTHLAERLGRNLELGGTWVHWTQPYVWAEMGRYGIKALPGPEFTKALWTLGGQRHEGSPERLMELLDGPNRLLLADSRRYFPMPWQPLDNPDVADIDGITLSEAIDRLGLPEDQRRLLRSFWTLNFNGRLDEAAYTQALRWCAVASGDWQLMFEACASLKIDGGTRRLAEAILADSSAQLRLKQRVVSVEQDAGGVLVATEAGEQYRARQVILALPLSVLNGIDVHPPLSPGKREAAVRGQAGRGAKLWIKVDGRQERFVAFGPETAALNFVQAEYIDQDTTILVCFGPEAGAVDVDDVAGAQAHLDAVIPGLTVLEVAGHDWVSDEYARSTWPMHYTGYLTRHLAELQRPEGRIRLAGSDFANGWGGFIDGAIESGFDAARQVASALTSDTRPPLLAPAPVG
- a CDS encoding DUF6036 family nucleotidyltransferase — protein: MFEFRRDDVVELLREVEARLEARGITLNIQIVGGAALLLHGILDRATGDIDARYSPREAVDEVAAAMEQEFDLPPKWLNSNAAAFLPEEAQWIAGPEGTSSADGCRQGLARALA
- the panD gene encoding aspartate 1-decarboxylase, with translation MIRTMFKSKIHRATVTHADLHYVGSVTVDLDLLDAADILPGELVSIVDVTNGARLETYTIAGERGSGVIGINGAAAHMVHVGDTVILITYAEMTTEEARAYEPKVVHVGKDNKILQLGNDPAEGHTPGLMRPPHALSNAAHLS